Proteins from one Coffea arabica cultivar ET-39 chromosome 8c, Coffea Arabica ET-39 HiFi, whole genome shotgun sequence genomic window:
- the LOC113706212 gene encoding uncharacterized protein produces the protein MMHGMENGGAGGGFVVVPVLGWRKAGEEKEEDPNGDYVKLKDDDVEEGYGRVADIGEAVGSASSSSSSSSSSSSSRCSRCWYSIWWWAKLILLVGFLSVLAAVFFKWIGPFFMDKEIIPAINWETKTFSRPVLALLVFGSVALFPTLLLPSSPSMWVAGMTFGYGYGFLLIIGAVIIGVSLPYFIGSLFHHKIQGLLERYPKRASLIRLAGEGNCFKQFRAVALIRISPFPYIIYNYCAVATDVKYVPYLLGSLVGMVPETFLTLYTGILIKTLADASHDRHALSAPQIILNLVGFCATVATTVVVTIYAKRRLKELQKEEELLLQ, from the exons ATGATGCATGGAATGGAGAATGGGGGGGCAGGCGGTGGGTTTGTGGTGGTGCCGGTTTTGGGTTGGAGAAAAGCAGGGGAAGAAAAGGAGGAGGACCCAAATGGGGATTATGTGAAATTGAAAGATGACGATGTGGAGGAAGGTTATGGTAGGGTAGCAGACATCGGAGAAGCGGTGGGGTctgcatcatcatcatcatcttcttcttcctcctcttcttcttctcgtTGCAGCAGATGCTGGTATTCTATTTGGTGGTGGGCTAAATTGATTCTTTTGGTGGGATTTCTATCAGTCTTGGCAGCTGTTTTCTTCAAATGGATTGGACCATTCTTTATGGACAAG GAGATCATCCCTGCTATAAATTGGGAAACTAAAACATTTAGTAGACCAGTTTTGGCACTTTTGGTTTTTGGTTCTGTGGCGTTATTCCCAACCCTTCTTCTTCCATCTTCACCATCCATGTGGGTGGCAGGGATGACCTTTGGATATGGTTATGGGTTTTTGCTTATCATTGGTGCCGTGATCATTGGTGTTTCACTTCCATATTTCATAGGGTCTCTTTTCCACCATAAAATTCAg GGATTGCTGGAACGATATCCTAAAAGAGCTTCATTAATAAGACTAGCTGGTGAAGGGAATTGTTTTAAACAGTTCCGAGCTGTTGCCTTGATCAGGATTTCTCCTTTTCCATACATTATTTATAACTACTGTGCTGTGGCAACTGATGTTAAATATGTCCCTTACCTGTTGGGATCACTTGTTGGCATGGTACCAGAAACATTTCTTACACTTTACAC AGGTATTTTGATAAAAACTTTAGCAGATGCTTCACATGATCGCCATGCCTTGTCAGCTCCGCAGATAATTTTGAACCTTGTCGGTTTTTGTGCTACTGTGGCTACTACAGTAGTGGTAACAATCTATGCAAAAAGGAGGCTCAAAGAGTTGCAGAAGGAAGAAGAGCTTTTACTTCAGTAA